In a genomic window of Mycolicibacterium neoaurum VKM Ac-1815D:
- a CDS encoding helix-turn-helix domain-containing protein, with product MGQTLGGEMASGLDKPDRPDNTVADEPAHLLDPAHRAAIHIARPAAPTDLDGLVRRFWFPVWRVPAGQTFTQQVLQYPVCLMVITDTYARFYGPASGLAGTPLTGDGWAAGVMFEPAAGTLITGGSVSRWTDTHVDLADQLGAAGAALTEQIRSIMADDPAAPRAQSAAVDCYAAFLRRFGPVDELGRTVNDIVAHIEDNPDVSRVADVCAQFGISERSLQRLTRHRIGLSPKWLVRRRRIQDASWRLRTGATTVAAVAADLGYADEAHLSRDFRRVTGQTPGAFAARYAD from the coding sequence ATGGGCCAGACGTTAGGCGGCGAGATGGCGAGCGGATTGGACAAACCCGACAGACCCGACAACACCGTTGCCGACGAACCCGCGCACCTGCTCGACCCGGCACACCGCGCCGCCATCCACATCGCTCGACCGGCCGCGCCCACCGATCTCGACGGTCTGGTGCGGCGATTCTGGTTCCCGGTGTGGCGGGTGCCTGCGGGGCAGACCTTCACCCAACAGGTACTGCAGTACCCGGTGTGCCTGATGGTGATCACCGACACCTACGCCCGCTTCTACGGGCCCGCCTCGGGATTGGCCGGTACCCCGCTGACCGGGGACGGCTGGGCCGCCGGGGTCATGTTCGAGCCGGCCGCGGGCACGCTGATCACCGGCGGCTCGGTGTCTCGGTGGACCGACACCCACGTCGACCTCGCCGACCAGCTCGGTGCCGCGGGCGCCGCGTTGACCGAGCAGATCCGTTCGATCATGGCGGATGATCCCGCCGCGCCGCGGGCACAGTCGGCGGCCGTCGACTGCTATGCCGCGTTCCTGCGCCGCTTCGGCCCGGTCGACGAGCTGGGGCGCACGGTCAACGACATCGTCGCCCATATCGAGGACAACCCCGACGTCAGCCGGGTGGCCGATGTGTGTGCGCAGTTCGGGATCTCCGAGCGCAGTCTGCAACGCCTGACCCGGCACCGGATCGGACTGAGCCCGAAGTGGCTGGTGCGCCGGCGCCGCATCCAGGACGCGAGCTGGCGGCTGCGCACCGGTGCCACCACCGTGGCCGCGGTGGCGGCCGATCTCGGCTACGCCGACGAGGCGCACCTGAGCCGCGATTTCCGCCGCGTCACCGGACAGACGCCGGGGGCGTTCGCGGCCCGCTACGCCGACTGA
- a CDS encoding TIGR03086 family metal-binding protein, protein MTDSSVAETYAGLADGMAGVIASVTPQQWDAASACEGWSARDVVAHLIDTQREFFQRHEFPLPTRPDLADPVAAWSAHTAAIGEILADPRVPARTFDGHFGPTTIGETLLRFYGFDLIAHRWDIAAATDSRYRFTDGELDRLEEGIAAFGDALRMEGVCGPAVEVGPDADRQTRVLAVLGRHG, encoded by the coding sequence ATGACGGATTCGAGTGTTGCAGAAACCTATGCCGGCCTGGCCGACGGGATGGCAGGCGTGATCGCCTCGGTGACCCCGCAGCAGTGGGACGCCGCCAGCGCCTGCGAGGGCTGGTCGGCCCGCGATGTAGTGGCTCATCTGATCGACACCCAGCGCGAGTTCTTCCAGCGTCACGAATTCCCGCTGCCGACGCGACCGGATCTTGCCGATCCGGTGGCCGCCTGGTCCGCCCACACCGCCGCGATCGGCGAGATCCTGGCCGACCCGCGGGTGCCCGCACGCACATTCGACGGCCATTTCGGCCCGACCACCATCGGCGAGACCCTGCTGCGTTTCTACGGATTCGACCTGATCGCGCACCGCTGGGATATCGCCGCGGCGACCGATTCACGCTACCGATTCACCGACGGCGAACTGGATCGGTTGGAGGAGGGCATCGCCGCGTTCGGTGATGCCCTCCGCATGGAGGGTGTCTGCGGCCCGGCCGTCGAGGTCGGCCCCGACGCGGACCGGCAGACCCGGGTGCTCGCGGTGCTGGGCCGGCACGGCTGA
- a CDS encoding propionyl-CoA synthetase, whose protein sequence is MPISSEQAWGYTGPGRGFRPLQPRCNVTQITVLPMSGYRAIFDASISDPETFWADAAKAVTWTREPHRVLDDSNPPFYRWFPDGELNTCANALDRHIDERGDQAALIYDSPVTGTKRTYTYRELLEATARFAGVLKGLGVTKGDRVVIYMPMVPEAVIAMLACARLGAVHSVVFGGFAGHELATRIDDARPTVVVSASCGIEPTRTVEYKPMLDTALELAEHSTPKCVILQREQHPCELVAGRDIDWAEAMATAEPVDPVPVAATDPLYVLYTSGTTGKPKGIVRDNGGHAVALLWTMRNIYDLNPGEVFWAASDVGWVVGHSYIVYAPLLFGATTVLYEGKPVGTPDAGAFWRVAAEHKVKALFTAPTAIRAIKKEDPDARHLGDYDLSGLKYLFQAGERLDPGTYEWASDKLGIPIIDHWWQTETGWAIAADPMGIEQLPVKPGSATVPMPGYDVRVVRPDGSECDAGEEGSIVVKLPLPPGTLPTLWGEDDRFVSSYLRAFDGYYLTGDGGHIDSDGYLFVVGRTDDVINVAGHRMSTGSIEAVLATHPAVAECAVIGVADDLKGQVPRALVVLKSGFSADGLDTELVEAVRNDIGAVASFKLVDVVAALPKTRSGKILRKTMRGIADGKDEPVPSTIEDPSVLEALKQTLRPHLG, encoded by the coding sequence ATGCCGATCTCGTCCGAGCAGGCGTGGGGGTATACCGGACCAGGACGCGGTTTCCGACCGTTGCAACCACGTTGCAACGTGACTCAGATTACGGTTCTCCCCATGTCCGGATACCGCGCGATCTTCGACGCCTCCATCTCCGACCCGGAGACGTTCTGGGCCGACGCCGCCAAGGCCGTCACCTGGACCAGGGAACCGCACCGGGTGCTCGACGACAGCAATCCGCCGTTCTACCGCTGGTTTCCCGACGGTGAGCTCAACACCTGCGCCAACGCGCTGGATCGACACATCGACGAACGCGGTGACCAGGCCGCGCTGATCTACGACTCGCCGGTGACCGGGACCAAGCGGACCTACACCTATCGCGAACTGCTCGAGGCGACCGCCCGGTTCGCCGGTGTGCTCAAGGGTCTGGGCGTCACCAAGGGCGACCGGGTGGTCATCTACATGCCGATGGTGCCCGAGGCGGTCATCGCCATGTTGGCCTGTGCCCGGCTCGGCGCGGTGCACTCGGTGGTGTTCGGCGGTTTCGCCGGCCATGAGCTCGCGACCCGCATCGACGATGCCCGGCCGACCGTGGTGGTATCGGCCTCCTGCGGTATCGAGCCGACCCGCACCGTCGAGTACAAGCCGATGCTGGACACCGCGCTGGAACTGGCCGAGCACTCCACCCCGAAATGCGTGATCCTGCAGCGCGAGCAGCATCCGTGTGAGCTCGTGGCGGGCCGCGATATCGACTGGGCCGAGGCCATGGCGACGGCCGAGCCCGTCGACCCGGTGCCGGTGGCCGCGACCGACCCGCTCTATGTGCTCTACACCTCCGGCACGACCGGCAAGCCGAAGGGCATCGTCCGCGACAACGGCGGGCACGCGGTCGCGCTGTTGTGGACCATGCGCAACATCTACGACCTCAATCCCGGTGAGGTGTTCTGGGCCGCCTCCGATGTCGGCTGGGTGGTCGGGCATTCCTATATCGTCTATGCGCCACTGTTGTTCGGCGCCACAACGGTTCTCTACGAGGGCAAACCGGTCGGCACCCCCGACGCCGGCGCGTTCTGGCGGGTGGCCGCCGAGCACAAGGTGAAGGCGTTGTTCACCGCGCCGACCGCGATCCGGGCCATCAAGAAGGAGGACCCGGACGCCCGCCATCTCGGCGACTATGACCTGTCCGGGCTGAAGTACCTGTTCCAGGCGGGCGAGCGGCTGGACCCGGGCACCTACGAGTGGGCCTCGGACAAGCTCGGCATCCCGATCATCGACCACTGGTGGCAGACCGAGACCGGGTGGGCCATCGCCGCCGATCCGATGGGCATCGAGCAGTTGCCCGTCAAACCGGGCTCGGCGACCGTACCGATGCCCGGCTACGACGTCAGGGTGGTACGCCCCGACGGGTCCGAATGCGATGCGGGCGAAGAGGGTTCGATCGTGGTGAAGCTGCCGCTGCCCCCCGGCACGCTACCGACCCTGTGGGGTGAGGACGACCGCTTCGTGTCGTCCTACCTGCGCGCGTTCGACGGCTACTACCTGACCGGCGACGGCGGGCACATCGACTCCGACGGCTACCTGTTCGTGGTCGGCCGCACCGATGACGTCATCAACGTGGCAGGACACCGGATGTCGACGGGGTCCATCGAAGCCGTGCTGGCCACCCATCCGGCGGTCGCCGAGTGCGCGGTGATCGGTGTGGCTGACGATCTCAAGGGGCAGGTACCGCGCGCGCTGGTGGTGCTCAAGTCCGGGTTCAGCGCCGACGGACTCGATACCGAACTGGTCGAGGCGGTTCGCAACGACATCGGTGCGGTCGCCAGCTTCAAGCTCGTGGATGTCGTTGCCGCGCTGCCCAAGACACGCTCGGGCAAGATCCTGCGCAAGACCATGCGGGGTATCGCCGACGGCAAGGACGAGCCGGTGCCCTCGACGATCGAGGATCCCTCGGTGCTGGAGGCACTCAAGCAGACCCTGCGTCCTCACCTCGGATAG
- a CDS encoding ABC transporter ATP-binding protein: protein MAVTEPATGLPSGIRVEGVTKSFVERTVLDGIDLEVPNGHITAVLGPSGCGKTTLLRIIAGFEEPDRGAVSVGGVPVVGAGTGRRDGSVPAHRRRVGLMPQEGALFPQLSVGRNVTFGLPRARRSDTAIAEHWLGVVGLDGLADARPHQLSGGQQQRVALARALAAEPSVLLLDEPFAALDAGLRVRVREEIATILRATQTTALLVTHDQAEALSLADSVALLIAGRVAQHGPPAQLYDRPVNLEVARFVGGTVELDGDIRGGILTCALGTHRPEVAPADGPVTVVVRPERVHVVDPACGAQAVVSECRFYGAELGVHVVLGDGTALVLRLPATQSCSAGQRVGLAVDGPMLAYPR, encoded by the coding sequence ATGGCCGTGACTGAGCCGGCGACCGGGTTACCCAGTGGCATCAGGGTCGAGGGGGTCACCAAATCCTTCGTGGAGCGCACCGTCCTGGACGGGATCGATCTGGAGGTGCCGAACGGCCACATCACCGCGGTTCTCGGGCCGTCGGGATGCGGTAAGACCACGCTGCTGCGCATCATCGCCGGATTCGAGGAGCCCGACCGCGGTGCGGTGAGCGTGGGCGGTGTGCCGGTGGTGGGTGCGGGCACCGGCCGCCGCGACGGCTCGGTACCAGCCCACCGCAGGCGGGTGGGACTGATGCCGCAGGAGGGTGCGCTGTTCCCGCAGCTGAGTGTGGGGCGAAACGTCACCTTCGGCCTGCCCCGCGCGCGCCGATCCGATACCGCCATCGCCGAACACTGGCTGGGCGTGGTCGGCCTGGACGGCCTCGCCGACGCCCGGCCACATCAGCTCTCCGGCGGCCAGCAACAGCGCGTGGCACTGGCGCGCGCGTTGGCCGCCGAACCCAGCGTGCTGCTGCTCGACGAGCCGTTCGCCGCACTCGATGCCGGGCTGCGGGTGCGCGTCCGCGAGGAGATCGCCACCATTCTGCGCGCGACACAGACGACCGCGCTGCTGGTGACCCACGATCAGGCCGAGGCGCTATCGCTGGCGGACTCGGTGGCCTTGCTGATCGCCGGGCGGGTGGCCCAGCACGGGCCACCGGCGCAGCTGTATGACCGGCCGGTGAATCTGGAGGTGGCCCGATTCGTCGGTGGCACCGTCGAACTCGACGGCGATATCCGCGGCGGCATACTCACCTGCGCACTGGGAACGCACCGGCCGGAGGTCGCGCCGGCCGATGGACCGGTCACGGTGGTGGTGCGCCCCGAACGGGTGCACGTCGTCGACCCGGCCTGCGGCGCACAGGCCGTGGTGTCCGAATGCCGTTTCTACGGAGCGGAACTCGGTGTGCACGTGGTGTTGGGCGACGGGACCGCACTGGTGTTGCGCCTGCCCGCCACCCAAAGCTGTTCGGCCGGGCAACGCGTCGGACTCGCGGTGGACGGGCCGATGCTGGCCTATCCGAGGTGA
- a CDS encoding ABC transporter permease: MTLVAAAAVVVAGLLLPLWYLAQRANERGLGFVVRELIQPRTAALVGRSALLVVVVTVACVVLGLGFAVLIRRTDIPARRALTIALTLPLAMPSYLLSYLWVSTVPGIAGFWGAALVLTLVSYPLIMMPTLAALARSDPAQEEVARSLGLNGFAVLCRVTLRQARAAIAAGALLVALYVLSDFGAVAAMRYEAFTWVIYGSYRSGFNPARAAVLSLVLLVLAVALVLAEHRARGRAAASRIGSGAPRPAPVNRLGRWTVLAWLPVAVVLTAALIVPFVALGDWLLAGGVRFDAQRWWSALGATVWLSGVAAVVCTAAALPLGVLAARYRTRTTRMLEGAAYLSHGLPSIVVAIAMVSVGVLLLRPIYQREPLLILAYAVLFVPLAVGSIRSAVEAAPIRLEEVARSLGRSPLAAFCTVTARGAAPAVAAGAALVLLTCMKELPVTLLLHPTGTSTLATQLWGHSFVSDYAAAAPYAAALFVFAAIPTAVLGLWSADIGTGDGRD; encoded by the coding sequence ATGACACTGGTGGCCGCGGCCGCCGTCGTCGTGGCCGGGTTGCTGTTGCCGCTGTGGTATCTGGCTCAACGCGCCAACGAGCGCGGTCTCGGATTCGTTGTCCGCGAATTGATCCAGCCGCGCACCGCGGCACTGGTGGGGCGGTCGGCGCTGTTGGTGGTCGTCGTCACCGTCGCCTGTGTGGTGCTCGGCCTCGGGTTCGCGGTGCTGATCAGGCGCACCGATATCCCGGCGCGCCGGGCGCTGACGATCGCCCTGACGTTGCCGTTGGCCATGCCGAGTTATCTGCTGAGCTACCTGTGGGTGTCCACCGTCCCCGGTATCGCCGGCTTCTGGGGCGCCGCGCTGGTCCTGACGCTGGTGAGCTATCCGCTGATCATGATGCCCACCCTGGCCGCGCTGGCGCGCAGCGACCCGGCCCAAGAGGAGGTGGCGAGGTCGTTGGGGCTCAACGGTTTTGCCGTGTTGTGCCGCGTCACCCTGCGGCAGGCCCGGGCGGCCATCGCCGCCGGGGCGCTGCTGGTGGCGCTCTACGTTCTCAGTGACTTCGGGGCGGTCGCGGCGATGCGGTACGAAGCCTTCACCTGGGTCATCTACGGGTCCTACCGATCGGGATTCAATCCGGCCAGGGCGGCGGTGCTGTCATTGGTGCTGTTGGTCCTGGCGGTCGCGCTGGTGCTGGCCGAGCACCGGGCGCGCGGCCGGGCGGCCGCCTCGCGGATCGGATCGGGCGCGCCGCGGCCGGCGCCGGTCAATCGCCTCGGGCGCTGGACGGTTCTCGCGTGGTTGCCGGTGGCGGTGGTGCTGACCGCGGCCCTGATCGTCCCGTTCGTCGCGTTGGGGGACTGGTTACTGGCCGGCGGTGTGCGTTTCGACGCGCAGCGGTGGTGGTCTGCACTCGGCGCGACGGTCTGGTTGTCCGGCGTCGCCGCGGTGGTGTGCACCGCGGCCGCCCTGCCGCTCGGCGTGCTCGCCGCGCGGTACCGCACCCGCACCACCCGGATGCTCGAGGGGGCGGCCTACCTGTCCCACGGGCTGCCCTCGATCGTCGTGGCGATCGCCATGGTCTCGGTCGGGGTGTTGTTGTTGCGCCCCATCTATCAGCGTGAGCCGCTGCTGATCCTGGCCTACGCGGTGTTGTTCGTGCCGCTGGCCGTCGGGTCGATCCGCTCGGCGGTGGAAGCCGCACCCATCCGGCTGGAGGAGGTGGCCCGATCGCTGGGCCGCAGCCCACTTGCCGCGTTCTGCACCGTCACCGCCCGCGGCGCGGCGCCCGCCGTCGCGGCCGGTGCCGCCCTGGTGCTGCTGACCTGTATGAAGGAGCTTCCCGTCACCCTGCTCTTGCATCCCACCGGGACCAGCACACTGGCCACCCAGCTGTGGGGACACAGCTTCGTCAGCGATTACGCGGCCGCCGCACCGTATGCCGCCGCGCTGTTCGTGTTCGCCGCCATCCCCACCGCCGTCCTCGGCCTGTGGAGCGCCGACATCGGTACCGGAGATGGCCGTGACTGA
- a CDS encoding iron ABC transporter substrate-binding protein: MAAKATALAGAAALAVALTACGSDSGQSDGAQAGASDQLVVYSGRSEDLVGPLLERFTEATGIGVEVRYAGSGELAAQLITEGDASPADVFLSQDAGALGAVSAAGLFAPIEAETLAAVPAAYSAADGTWVGVSGRARVLTYNPELAPTVPDTIDGLLDPQWRGKIGYAPSNASWQSFVTGLRVLRGEQGAKDWLEAFAAQDPRAFEGNGPMRDAINSGELPMGLTNHYYLYELIDSTSADDVVAKNQYMAAGDPGGLVNVAGVGVLKSAPHAEQANEFAAYLVGTAAQEYFATETAEYPLVEGVTPSAALPPLAQLQPPAVDLSQLDDVETTQELLVETGLLTN, encoded by the coding sequence ATGGCCGCCAAAGCCACCGCACTGGCCGGAGCCGCCGCGCTCGCCGTGGCGCTGACCGCATGTGGCTCGGACTCCGGGCAATCCGACGGTGCGCAGGCCGGCGCGAGCGATCAGCTGGTGGTGTACTCGGGTCGCAGTGAGGATCTGGTCGGCCCGCTGCTGGAACGCTTCACCGAGGCCACCGGTATCGGCGTCGAGGTGCGCTACGCCGGATCCGGAGAGCTTGCCGCACAGCTGATCACCGAGGGTGACGCGTCACCGGCCGATGTGTTCCTCTCCCAGGATGCCGGTGCGCTGGGGGCGGTCTCGGCGGCCGGACTGTTCGCGCCCATCGAAGCCGAGACGCTGGCGGCCGTGCCCGCGGCGTACTCGGCGGCCGACGGGACGTGGGTCGGGGTGTCGGGCCGGGCCCGGGTGCTCACCTACAACCCGGAGCTGGCCCCCACCGTGCCCGATACGATCGACGGCCTGCTCGACCCGCAGTGGCGAGGCAAGATCGGCTACGCGCCGAGCAACGCATCCTGGCAGTCGTTCGTCACCGGTCTGCGGGTCCTGCGCGGTGAGCAGGGTGCCAAGGACTGGCTGGAAGCCTTTGCGGCACAGGATCCTCGCGCGTTCGAGGGTAACGGACCGATGCGTGACGCGATCAACTCCGGCGAGCTGCCCATGGGTCTGACCAATCACTATTACCTCTACGAGTTGATCGACAGCACCTCCGCCGACGACGTCGTCGCCAAGAACCAGTACATGGCCGCCGGGGATCCGGGCGGATTGGTGAACGTGGCCGGGGTCGGTGTGCTGAAGTCCGCGCCGCACGCCGAGCAGGCCAACGAATTCGCCGCCTACCTGGTCGGCACCGCCGCGCAGGAGTACTTCGCGACCGAGACCGCCGAATACCCGTTGGTCGAGGGTGTCACGCCCAGCGCGGCGCTGCCCCCGCTGGCCCAGTTGCAGCCTCCCGCCGTCGATCTCTCGCAACTCGACGATGTCGAGACGACGCAGGAGCTGCTGGTCGAGACCGGGCTGCTCACCAACTGA
- a CDS encoding heavy metal translocating P-type ATPase codes for MFFLAGLILQLGGAPEMVWWTAYLACYLAGGWQSAVDGLTALRRRRLDVDLLMVLAALGAAAIGQVFDGALLIVIFATSGALEDVATRRTEDSVRALLDLAPERAVRVDRGVETEVPVSELRVGDRILVRPGERVSADATVIEGASDVDQAGITGEPLPVAVHVGDEIFAGTLNGTGALAAEVVRDPSDSVVARIVAMVGQASATKARTQLFIEKIEQRYSMVMVGATLALFTVPLLFGADLRSALLRAMTFMIVASPCALVLATMPPLLSAIATAGRHGVLVKSAVVMERLATVQAVAFDKTGTLTTGRPRVVGEPPETVLALAAAAEQLSEHPLGRAIVAAARERALPIAPVTRFRALPGRGVSALVGGRRVEVVSPAALGGPAPESVAALESAGATAVVVTVDGECAGVIGLRDTVRQSAADVVADLHRCTGRVPLLLTGDNRCAAARLGDELGMEVRAELLPDQKVAAVRARAERVLVVGDGVNDAPAMAAAHVSIAMGRSGSDVTLQTADAITVRDDLATIPAALALARRARRVVFANLVIAASFIAVLVVWDLFWHLPLPLGVAGHEGSTVIVALNGLRLLRDRAWFMAVRQSRGGAESRCRA; via the coding sequence ATGTTCTTCCTTGCCGGGCTGATCTTGCAGCTCGGCGGTGCACCCGAAATGGTCTGGTGGACGGCCTATCTCGCGTGCTACCTGGCCGGCGGTTGGCAGTCGGCCGTCGACGGGCTGACCGCGCTGCGAAGGCGTCGGCTCGATGTGGATCTGCTGATGGTGCTTGCCGCCCTCGGTGCCGCCGCCATCGGCCAGGTTTTCGATGGTGCGCTGTTGATCGTCATCTTCGCGACCTCCGGTGCCCTCGAAGACGTCGCCACCCGGCGCACCGAGGACTCGGTGCGGGCCCTGCTCGACCTCGCGCCCGAGCGCGCCGTGCGCGTCGACCGCGGCGTCGAGACCGAGGTGCCGGTATCGGAGCTTCGGGTCGGTGACCGCATCCTTGTCCGGCCCGGGGAACGGGTGTCCGCCGATGCCACCGTGATCGAGGGTGCCAGCGATGTCGACCAGGCCGGCATCACCGGCGAACCGCTGCCGGTGGCGGTGCACGTCGGCGACGAGATCTTCGCGGGCACGCTGAACGGCACGGGTGCCCTGGCCGCCGAGGTCGTCCGCGATCCGTCCGACAGTGTGGTGGCGCGCATCGTGGCGATGGTGGGACAGGCCTCGGCGACCAAGGCGCGCACGCAGCTGTTCATCGAGAAGATCGAACAGCGGTATTCGATGGTGATGGTCGGCGCCACCCTCGCGTTGTTCACGGTCCCGCTGCTGTTCGGGGCGGACCTGCGCAGCGCGCTGCTGCGGGCGATGACGTTCATGATCGTGGCCTCCCCGTGCGCGCTGGTGCTGGCGACCATGCCGCCGCTGCTGTCGGCCATCGCCACCGCCGGCAGGCACGGGGTGCTGGTGAAATCGGCCGTGGTGATGGAGCGACTGGCCACCGTCCAGGCCGTCGCCTTCGACAAGACCGGAACGCTGACCACCGGCCGTCCGAGGGTGGTCGGCGAGCCGCCGGAGACGGTGCTCGCCCTCGCGGCGGCCGCCGAACAACTCAGCGAGCACCCGCTGGGTAGGGCCATCGTGGCAGCGGCGCGCGAACGGGCACTGCCGATCGCGCCCGTGACCCGGTTCCGCGCGCTCCCGGGTCGCGGTGTCAGCGCGCTGGTGGGCGGGCGGCGGGTCGAGGTGGTGAGTCCGGCCGCGCTCGGCGGGCCTGCGCCGGAGTCGGTGGCCGCGCTGGAGTCCGCGGGTGCCACCGCGGTGGTGGTGACCGTCGACGGTGAGTGTGCCGGGGTGATCGGATTGCGCGACACGGTGCGCCAGAGTGCCGCCGATGTCGTCGCCGATCTGCATCGGTGCACCGGGCGTGTACCGCTGCTGTTGACCGGTGACAACCGTTGTGCCGCCGCGCGACTGGGCGATGAACTCGGCATGGAGGTTCGTGCCGAGCTGCTTCCCGACCAGAAGGTCGCCGCGGTGCGCGCACGCGCCGAGCGGGTCCTGGTCGTCGGCGACGGTGTCAACGACGCTCCGGCCATGGCCGCAGCTCATGTCTCGATTGCCATGGGCCGCAGCGGTTCCGACGTCACGCTACAGACCGCGGATGCGATCACGGTGCGTGATGACCTGGCGACCATCCCCGCCGCACTGGCGCTGGCCCGGCGGGCGCGGCGGGTGGTGTTCGCGAATCTCGTCATCGCCGCGAGCTTCATTGCGGTGCTGGTGGTGTGGGACCTGTTCTGGCATCTGCCGCTGCCGCTGGGTGTCGCCGGGCATGAGGGATCGACCGTCATCGTCGCGCTCAACGGACTGCGTCTGCTACGAGACAGGGCCTGGTTCATGGCCGTTCGCCAGTCACGCGGTGGCGCCGAAAGTCGCTGTCGCGCCTGA
- a CDS encoding ArsR/SmtB family transcription factor — translation MGHGVEGRTPPVASLDAAAAVKVAETLQALASPNRLLILTRLRQAPCTVTELSGAVGMEQSAVSNQLRLLRALGLVAGDRAGRNIIYRLYDAHVAQLLDEAVYHIEHLRLGARDDTA, via the coding sequence ATGGGACACGGAGTCGAGGGACGCACACCGCCGGTGGCATCACTCGACGCCGCCGCCGCGGTCAAGGTCGCCGAGACACTGCAGGCGCTGGCCTCCCCCAACCGGCTGCTGATCCTCACCCGGCTGCGCCAGGCGCCGTGCACGGTCACCGAACTATCCGGCGCCGTCGGCATGGAGCAATCGGCGGTGTCCAACCAACTTCGCCTGCTGCGCGCGCTGGGCCTGGTCGCCGGAGATCGCGCCGGGCGCAACATCATCTACCGGCTGTACGACGCACACGTGGCGCAGCTACTCGACGAGGCCGTCTACCACATCGAACACCTACGCCTCGGGGCCCGCGACGACACCGCATGA